One part of the Luteibacter yeojuensis genome encodes these proteins:
- a CDS encoding efflux RND transporter permease subunit, whose protein sequence is MIGIVRIALTRPYTFVVLALLILIVGPLAALRTPTDIFPDIKIPVIAVVWQYTGLPADQMAGRVSSPFERVLTTTVNDIEHIEANSIQGFGIVKIFFQPTADIRTANAQVTAVAQTLLKQLPAGTTPPLILNYSASTVPIIQLALSGKGLTEQNLGDLGLNIIRPQLVSVPGASIPYPFGGKTRQVQIDIDPQALQARGLSAQDVANALAAQNLITPVGTQKIGRFEYTLQLNNSPSDIEDLGNLPVRVVNGATVYIRDVAHVRDGSPPQTNIVHVNGDRSVLMTVMKNGSASTLAIIAGIKQRVAEMKDALPESLKISPIGDQSLFVSAAIEGVAREGVIAAALTSLMILLFLGSWRSTVIIATSIPLAILGSIAALSAVGETMNIMTLGGLALAVGILVDDATVTIENINWHLEQGKDVETAILDGAAQIVTPAFVSLLCICIVFVPMFFLDGVARFLFVPMAEAVMFAMIASFILSRTLVPTMAKYLLKPHSHDDPHGEHGKVSRNPLVRFQRTFEKRFEGVRASYHVLLEMALLHRKVFTMAFMGFVVLSFLLVPMLGRNFFPSVDGGQILMHVRGPIGTRVEETARLFAQVNEAVRKVIPKEDLGTVVDNMGQPVSGINTTYNNTGTIGSQDGDIQIALNEGHAPTADYVRKLRETLPRQFPGATFSFPPADIISQILNFGSPAPIDLQIRGPNVSANFGYADRLLREIRRVPGVVDARIQQSRAAPGFNVDVDRSRAQQVGITERDVTASLGVNLAGSSQVAPTFWLNPKNGVSYPIVMQTPQYSIDSLPDLENVPISPSTGTGGAQILGGFASVSRTAMSSVVSQYNINSMVQIFATTQDRDLGAVAADIQKIVDANRKFLPKASSTALLGQVQTMNSAFSGLIFGLLGAIVLIYLLIVVNFQSWSDPFVIVTALPAAIAGIVWMLFATHTTLSVPALTGAIMCMGVATANSILVVSFCRERLAEHGDAAKAALEGGFVRFRPVLMTALAMIIGMAPMALGLGEGGEQNAPLGRAVIGGLIFATTATLFFVPIVFSIIHGRRGHPSSTPANVSGEPVHVA, encoded by the coding sequence ATGATTGGCATCGTCCGGATCGCGCTCACGCGGCCGTATACCTTCGTCGTCCTCGCTTTGCTGATTCTCATCGTGGGGCCGCTCGCCGCCCTGCGCACGCCGACGGACATCTTCCCCGACATCAAGATTCCCGTGATCGCCGTGGTATGGCAGTACACGGGATTGCCCGCCGACCAGATGGCCGGGCGCGTGTCCTCGCCGTTCGAGCGTGTGCTCACCACCACGGTGAACGACATCGAGCACATTGAGGCCAACTCGATCCAGGGTTTCGGCATCGTCAAGATCTTCTTCCAGCCCACCGCGGACATCCGTACCGCGAACGCGCAGGTGACGGCGGTGGCGCAGACCCTGCTGAAACAGTTGCCCGCGGGCACGACGCCGCCGCTGATCCTGAACTACAGTGCGTCGACCGTGCCGATCATCCAGCTGGCATTGTCCGGCAAGGGTCTCACCGAACAGAACCTCGGCGACCTCGGCCTGAACATCATCCGCCCGCAGCTCGTCTCGGTGCCCGGTGCATCCATCCCGTACCCGTTCGGCGGCAAGACCCGCCAGGTGCAGATCGACATCGACCCGCAGGCGCTCCAGGCGCGTGGGCTATCGGCGCAGGACGTGGCCAACGCGCTCGCCGCGCAGAACCTGATTACCCCGGTGGGCACGCAGAAGATCGGCCGCTTCGAGTACACGCTGCAGCTCAACAACTCGCCTTCGGACATCGAGGACCTCGGCAACCTGCCGGTGAGGGTCGTGAATGGCGCCACCGTGTACATCCGCGACGTGGCCCACGTGCGAGACGGTTCGCCGCCGCAGACCAACATCGTGCACGTCAACGGCGATCGCTCGGTGCTGATGACGGTGATGAAGAACGGTTCGGCCTCGACGCTGGCGATCATCGCCGGCATCAAGCAGCGCGTGGCGGAAATGAAGGACGCGCTGCCCGAAAGCCTGAAGATCTCGCCCATCGGCGACCAGTCGCTGTTCGTCAGCGCCGCCATCGAAGGCGTGGCGCGCGAAGGCGTCATCGCGGCAGCACTCACCAGCCTCATGATCCTGCTGTTCCTCGGCAGCTGGCGTTCCACCGTCATCATCGCCACCTCGATCCCGCTAGCCATCCTCGGCTCCATCGCGGCGCTGTCGGCCGTCGGCGAGACGATGAATATCATGACCCTCGGCGGACTGGCGCTGGCGGTAGGCATCCTCGTCGACGACGCCACGGTGACGATCGAGAACATCAACTGGCATCTGGAGCAGGGCAAAGACGTGGAAACGGCGATCCTCGACGGCGCGGCGCAGATCGTGACGCCCGCCTTCGTCTCGCTGCTGTGCATCTGCATCGTGTTCGTGCCGATGTTCTTCCTCGACGGCGTGGCGCGCTTCCTCTTCGTGCCGATGGCCGAGGCGGTGATGTTCGCTATGATCGCGTCGTTCATCCTGTCGCGCACGCTCGTGCCGACGATGGCGAAGTACCTGCTGAAGCCGCACAGCCACGACGACCCGCACGGCGAGCACGGCAAGGTGTCGCGCAATCCACTTGTCCGCTTCCAGCGCACCTTCGAGAAGCGCTTCGAGGGCGTACGCGCGAGCTACCACGTGCTGCTGGAGATGGCTCTGCTCCACCGCAAGGTATTCACCATGGCCTTCATGGGCTTCGTGGTGCTCTCCTTCCTCCTGGTTCCCATGCTGGGCCGCAACTTCTTTCCGTCGGTGGACGGCGGCCAGATCCTGATGCACGTGCGCGGGCCTATCGGCACCCGCGTGGAAGAAACCGCGCGGCTCTTCGCCCAGGTGAACGAGGCCGTGCGCAAGGTCATCCCGAAGGAAGACCTGGGCACCGTGGTGGACAACATGGGCCAGCCGGTGTCGGGCATCAACACCACTTACAACAACACCGGCACCATCGGCTCGCAGGACGGCGACATCCAGATCGCGCTGAACGAAGGCCATGCGCCCACGGCCGACTACGTGCGCAAGCTGCGCGAGACGTTGCCGCGCCAGTTCCCGGGCGCGACGTTCTCGTTCCCGCCGGCGGACATCATCAGCCAGATCCTCAACTTCGGCTCGCCCGCACCGATCGACCTGCAGATCCGCGGCCCGAACGTCTCGGCCAACTTCGGCTACGCCGACCGTCTGCTGCGCGAGATCCGCCGCGTGCCGGGTGTCGTCGATGCGCGCATCCAGCAGTCACGGGCGGCGCCGGGGTTCAACGTGGACGTGGATCGCAGTCGCGCGCAGCAGGTAGGCATCACCGAGCGCGACGTCACGGCCAGCCTGGGCGTGAACCTGGCCGGTTCCAGCCAGGTGGCTCCGACCTTCTGGCTCAATCCGAAAAACGGCGTGTCCTACCCGATCGTGATGCAGACGCCGCAGTACAGCATCGACAGCCTGCCCGACCTTGAGAATGTGCCGATCAGTCCGAGCACGGGCACGGGTGGCGCGCAGATCCTTGGCGGTTTCGCATCGGTTTCGCGCACGGCGATGAGCTCGGTGGTGAGCCAGTACAACATCAATTCCATGGTGCAGATCTTCGCCACCACGCAGGATCGCGACCTTGGCGCGGTGGCGGCGGACATCCAGAAGATCGTCGACGCGAACAGGAAGTTCCTGCCGAAGGCATCGAGCACCGCGCTGCTCGGCCAGGTGCAGACGATGAACAGCGCCTTCTCCGGCCTGATCTTCGGCCTGCTCGGCGCGATCGTGTTGATCTACCTGCTGATCGTCGTGAACTTCCAGTCGTGGAGCGACCCGTTCGTGATCGTCACCGCGTTGCCGGCGGCCATCGCGGGCATCGTGTGGATGCTGTTCGCGACCCACACCACCTTGTCCGTGCCCGCGCTCACCGGCGCCATCATGTGCATGGGCGTCGCCACGGCCAACTCGATCCTCGTGGTGAGCTTCTGCCGCGAGCGCCTGGCCGAGCACGGCGACGCGGCGAAGGCCGCTCTCGAGGGCGGCTTCGTCCGTTTCCGCCCGGTGTTGATGACCGCGCTGGCGATGATCATCGGCATGGCGCCGATGGCCCTCGGCCTGGGCGAGGGCGGCGAGCAGAACGCGCCGCTCGGCCGCGCGGTGATCGGTGGCCTGATCTTCGCCACCACCGCCACGCTGTTCTTCGTGCCGATCGTCTTCAGCATCATCCATGGCCGTCGCGGCCATCCGTCATCCACCCCGGCGAACGTTTCCGGAGAGCCCGTCCATGTCGCCTGA
- a CDS encoding DUF3667 domain-containing protein, giving the protein MNQLTPSPGLCCANCGEELKGEFCHGCGQSIKSVIRPVSHMLEDAGDLFFHMDERIVHTLPPLYTKPGFLTLEYFSGRRVRYIAPFRLMFVFCLLAFFFAHLALDSTPLGSALAGTASERDDIAQLQAAKTADDVRELYREQMKQLDAALANPGLPGPARPAIEMTKDVVRDAANKRLAELKAEPVAPESGDNGSHRSRRWDHSATVVDIGWLPDAVNRRLALGIAHLKANLIQIESGGPEKTEALRRISEGFFSVLPQTLLVMIPVFALILKLFYVFKRRLYMEHIIVALHSHAFLFISLLGLMLLGFAKDGIRPHFSPGASAISLVQAAMWVWMPLYLLIMQKRVYRQGWPMTLLKYWLIGSIYFWLLLFALVVAAVLGAAH; this is encoded by the coding sequence TGCGCCAACTGCGGCGAGGAACTGAAGGGCGAGTTCTGTCACGGCTGCGGCCAGTCGATCAAGAGCGTCATCCGTCCGGTCTCGCACATGCTCGAGGACGCGGGCGACCTGTTCTTCCACATGGACGAACGCATCGTCCACACCCTGCCTCCGCTGTACACGAAGCCGGGCTTCCTCACGCTGGAATATTTCTCCGGACGGAGGGTGCGCTACATCGCGCCCTTCCGCCTGATGTTCGTGTTCTGCCTGCTCGCCTTCTTCTTCGCGCACCTGGCCCTCGACAGCACGCCGCTGGGCAGCGCACTGGCGGGCACCGCCTCCGAACGCGACGACATCGCCCAGCTCCAGGCGGCGAAGACGGCCGACGACGTGCGGGAGCTTTACAGGGAGCAGATGAAGCAGCTGGACGCGGCCCTGGCGAATCCGGGCCTGCCGGGGCCGGCTCGACCCGCTATCGAGATGACCAAGGACGTGGTCCGCGATGCGGCCAACAAGCGGCTCGCGGAGCTCAAGGCCGAACCCGTCGCCCCCGAAAGCGGCGACAACGGCTCGCACCGCTCGCGCCGCTGGGACCACTCGGCCACGGTCGTCGACATCGGCTGGCTGCCGGACGCGGTGAACCGCCGCCTGGCCCTGGGCATCGCCCACCTGAAAGCCAACCTCATCCAGATCGAAAGCGGCGGACCGGAGAAGACCGAGGCCCTGCGCAGGATCAGCGAGGGCTTCTTCTCGGTGCTTCCGCAGACCCTGCTGGTGATGATCCCCGTCTTCGCGCTCATCCTGAAGCTCTTCTACGTGTTCAAGCGCCGGCTCTATATGGAGCACATCATCGTGGCCCTGCACAGCCACGCCTTCCTGTTCATCTCGCTGCTCGGCCTGATGCTGCTGGGTTTCGCCAAGGACGGGATACGACCGCATTTCTCGCCCGGCGCATCGGCGATCTCGCTGGTCCAGGCGGCCATGTGGGTGTGGATGCCCCTCTACCTGCTGATCATGCAGAAACGGGTCTACCGGCAAGGCTGGCCGATGACCCTCCTGAAATACTGGCTGATAGGCAGCATCTATTTCTGGCTGCTTCTGTTCGCCCTCGTCGTGGCCGCGGTCCTCGGTGCGGCGCACTAG
- a CDS encoding primosomal protein N', which yields MIAVLRVALPVPLPTLFDYLPPAAGEARAGARVRVPFGRGEMVGVVVDPAAEAAVGTGRLKRVSEVLDPYPLLDDELMATLAWAADYWAGAPGEAFANALPLALREPRPLPATGREAWALTVQGRSARDAKSRKGGSAALLDALYDGPRAADDLALALPAWRAAARRLLDAGLVEKLELEETFPPASSTPGPVLSDEQATAVAAIGEGFGSFQPYLLDGVTGSGKTEVYLALIERALAEGKQTLLLVPEIGLAPQTVRRLRERLGVAVEVLHSNLAEGERARAWLRARDGTARVVIGTRSAVFTPLPHAGLIVVDEEHDPSYKQQEGFRYHARDLVLVRARALGVPVVLGSATPSLETLGNVQAGRYRRLVLRARPGASQPTRVQIVDMRAQRLDHGLSPTLVHAVAACVERGEQALVFRNRRGYAPVLLCHDCGWHADCPRCERPMTLHAGRRRLVCHHCDNTTAVPPACPACGSANLSPQGQGTERLEEALTERFPDIPVVRIDRETTRRRDAFGDMLDGLREDKPAILVGTQMLAKGHDLPNLTLVAIVGVDEGLHSVDFRAGERLAQLVVQVAGRAGRASKPGSVLLQTHHPDHAMLHALLRGGYPAVAESLLEERRLLDLPPYAHQVLLRADALGRTEVDAFLAEAHVAIGDPGDLRIAGPMPAPMPLRAGRHRGQLLVEAASRARLHAFLRPWRQALAGLPAARKVRWSLDVDPIDLY from the coding sequence ATGATTGCCGTCCTCCGCGTCGCCCTGCCGGTGCCCCTGCCGACCCTCTTCGACTACCTGCCCCCCGCAGCGGGCGAGGCGCGCGCGGGTGCGCGGGTACGCGTACCGTTCGGCCGGGGGGAGATGGTCGGCGTGGTGGTCGATCCGGCCGCCGAGGCGGCGGTGGGCACCGGCCGCCTGAAGCGGGTGAGCGAGGTCCTCGATCCCTACCCCCTGCTGGACGACGAGCTCATGGCCACGCTGGCGTGGGCCGCCGATTACTGGGCCGGGGCACCGGGCGAAGCGTTCGCCAACGCCTTGCCGCTGGCCCTGCGCGAACCCAGACCCTTGCCAGCGACCGGCCGCGAGGCATGGGCGCTTACCGTGCAAGGCCGCTCGGCGCGGGACGCCAAGAGCCGCAAAGGCGGCTCGGCGGCGTTGCTCGACGCCTTGTACGACGGGCCGCGGGCCGCCGACGACCTGGCACTGGCGCTGCCCGCGTGGCGGGCGGCCGCGCGCCGCCTGCTCGACGCCGGCCTGGTCGAAAAGCTCGAGCTCGAGGAAACCTTCCCGCCTGCCTCTTCCACGCCGGGTCCCGTCCTGAGCGACGAACAGGCGACGGCCGTCGCCGCCATCGGCGAAGGATTCGGCAGCTTCCAGCCTTACCTGCTGGATGGCGTGACGGGCAGCGGCAAGACCGAGGTCTACCTCGCGCTGATCGAACGGGCGCTGGCCGAGGGGAAGCAAACCCTGCTGCTGGTTCCCGAGATCGGCCTGGCCCCGCAGACAGTGCGCCGGCTGCGCGAACGGCTTGGCGTGGCGGTCGAGGTGCTGCATTCGAACCTCGCCGAGGGCGAGCGCGCCCGAGCCTGGCTGCGCGCACGCGACGGCACGGCCCGGGTGGTCATCGGCACGCGCTCGGCGGTGTTCACGCCGCTTCCGCATGCCGGCCTGATCGTCGTCGACGAAGAACACGATCCCTCCTACAAGCAACAGGAAGGCTTCCGCTACCACGCCCGCGACCTCGTGCTGGTGCGCGCCCGGGCGCTCGGCGTGCCGGTGGTGCTGGGGTCGGCCACGCCGTCGCTGGAAACCCTCGGCAACGTCCAGGCCGGACGGTACAGGCGGCTGGTACTGCGCGCCCGCCCGGGTGCCTCGCAGCCCACGCGCGTCCAGATCGTCGACATGCGCGCGCAGCGGCTGGACCATGGACTTTCGCCTACCCTAGTGCACGCCGTGGCGGCCTGCGTGGAGCGCGGCGAGCAGGCGCTGGTCTTCCGCAACCGGCGGGGCTATGCCCCGGTGCTGCTGTGCCACGACTGCGGCTGGCACGCGGACTGTCCACGCTGCGAGCGGCCCATGACACTGCACGCCGGACGGCGCAGGCTGGTCTGCCATCACTGCGACAACACGACGGCGGTCCCGCCCGCCTGCCCCGCCTGCGGGTCGGCGAACCTGAGCCCTCAAGGCCAGGGCACCGAACGGCTGGAGGAGGCGCTGACCGAACGCTTCCCCGATATCCCGGTCGTCCGTATCGATCGCGAGACGACGCGGCGGCGCGATGCGTTCGGCGACATGCTCGACGGATTGCGCGAGGACAAGCCGGCGATCCTCGTCGGCACCCAGATGCTCGCGAAGGGCCATGACCTGCCCAATCTCACCCTCGTCGCCATCGTGGGCGTGGACGAGGGGCTGCACAGCGTGGATTTCCGCGCCGGCGAGCGTCTCGCCCAGCTCGTGGTCCAGGTCGCCGGCCGGGCCGGCCGCGCCAGCAAGCCGGGAAGCGTGCTGTTGCAGACCCACCACCCCGATCACGCGATGCTGCACGCCCTCCTGCGCGGGGGGTATCCCGCCGTCGCGGAAAGCCTGCTCGAGGAGCGCCGGCTGCTCGACCTGCCGCCGTACGCCCACCAGGTGCTGCTGCGCGCGGACGCGCTGGGTCGCACGGAAGTGGACGCGTTCCTCGCCGAGGCCCACGTGGCGATCGGCGATCCCGGCGATTTGCGCATCGCCGGCCCCATGCCCGCCCCCATGCCGCTGCGCGCGGGCCGCCATCGCGGGCAGCTCCTGGTGGAAGCCGCGTCGCGTGCGCGCCTGCACGCCTTCCTGAGGCCCTGGCGGCAGGCCCTTGCCGGACTGCCTGCGGCGCGCAAGGTGCGCTGGTCCCTGGACGTGGACCCGATCGACCTCTATTGA
- a CDS encoding efflux transporter outer membrane subunit, whose amino-acid sequence MGACGTLARCRGIAGIAGSHRARAVLGVLVATGLSGCSLAPTYKVPEVPMAPQYANADTPWTEAKPADRLDRNGWWKLYGDARLDDLQAKLLANNATLAAALAHYQQSVAITRQVRADLFPQIGLSANAQRNRESDTRPLRGATSPSSYNAYTIGAQLDYEVDLWGRVRDSVAAGTAEQAASAADLASVQLSLQAQLADNYLQLNGFDRQIKVLSESIDAFTRALALTQSRHDGGIASGLDVARAQTQVSNAKSQLTQARAQRALVLHAIAVLVGDSASTFSLATDDAPVKVPTIPLEVPSTILQRRPDIAAAERRTAAANAQVGVARSAFFPQLTLDGQGGWQSNRWGSIATAPNRFWAIGPTLLLDVFDGGRRKAAVDQAKAATDEAGAQYRGVVLNAFAQVEDNLTLLRDLGTALTDQRAAANAAQRSVDLSLNRYREGAVGYLDVVQAQTAALDAERSVIDLETRQLRASVQLVRALGGGWSA is encoded by the coding sequence ATGGGTGCGTGCGGCACACTGGCCCGCTGCCGCGGGATCGCCGGCATAGCCGGCTCCCACAGGGCGCGGGCGGTCCTGGGCGTCCTGGTTGCCACCGGTCTGTCCGGTTGCTCGCTCGCTCCGACCTACAAGGTGCCCGAGGTGCCGATGGCGCCGCAGTACGCGAACGCCGATACCCCGTGGACGGAAGCGAAGCCTGCCGACCGGCTCGATCGCAACGGCTGGTGGAAACTGTACGGCGACGCGCGCCTGGACGACTTGCAGGCGAAGTTGCTGGCGAACAACGCCACGCTTGCCGCGGCGCTGGCGCATTACCAGCAGTCCGTGGCGATCACGCGCCAGGTACGTGCGGACCTGTTCCCGCAGATCGGCCTTTCGGCCAACGCACAGCGCAACCGCGAATCCGATACGCGGCCATTGCGGGGCGCGACCTCGCCGAGCAGCTACAACGCCTACACCATCGGCGCGCAGCTGGATTACGAGGTGGACCTGTGGGGCCGAGTGCGCGACAGCGTGGCCGCCGGCACCGCGGAGCAGGCCGCGTCCGCCGCCGATCTCGCGTCGGTGCAGCTGAGCCTGCAGGCGCAGCTCGCCGACAACTATCTCCAGCTCAACGGCTTCGACCGGCAGATCAAGGTGCTCAGCGAGAGCATCGACGCGTTTACGCGCGCCCTCGCGCTGACCCAGTCGCGCCACGACGGCGGCATCGCTTCCGGTCTCGACGTGGCCCGCGCGCAGACCCAGGTGTCGAACGCGAAGTCCCAGCTGACCCAGGCGCGGGCGCAGCGCGCACTGGTGCTGCACGCCATCGCGGTGCTGGTCGGCGATTCGGCGTCGACCTTCTCGCTCGCCACCGACGATGCGCCCGTGAAGGTGCCGACCATTCCGCTGGAGGTGCCTTCGACCATCCTGCAGCGCCGTCCGGACATCGCCGCGGCGGAGCGGCGTACCGCCGCCGCGAATGCACAGGTCGGCGTTGCGCGCTCGGCTTTCTTCCCTCAGCTGACCCTCGACGGCCAGGGCGGTTGGCAGAGCAACCGATGGGGCAGCATCGCCACGGCGCCGAACCGTTTTTGGGCGATCGGGCCTACCTTGCTGCTCGACGTGTTCGACGGCGGGCGCCGCAAGGCGGCCGTCGACCAGGCCAAGGCGGCCACGGACGAGGCCGGTGCGCAATATCGGGGCGTGGTGCTCAACGCGTTCGCCCAGGTGGAAGACAACCTCACCCTGCTGCGCGACCTCGGCACGGCCCTCACCGACCAGCGTGCCGCCGCCAACGCCGCACAGCGCTCCGTCGACCTGTCGCTCAACCGCTATCGCGAAGGCGCCGTCGGCTATCTCGACGTGGTGCAGGCGCAGACCGCGGCGTTGGATGCGGAACGCAGCGTGATCGACCTGGAAACCCGGCAATTGCGCGCGAGCGTGCAGCTGGTGCGCGCGCTGGGCGGCGGCTGGAGCGCCTGA
- the tal gene encoding transaldolase produces the protein MTSQLEQLRKITTVVADTGDIAAMSKYKPEDATTNPSLLLKAAGIPEYASYIGEAVEWAKSQSNNRDRQLVDASDRLSVLVGREILKIVPGHVSTEVDARLSFDTHASIEKARRLIGLYEDIGIKRERILIKVASTWEGIRAAEQLQKEGINCNLTLLFSFEQAVACAEAGVFLISPFVGRIYDWYVANTDKKTYAPEEDPGVQSVRRIYDWYKLHGFKTVVMGASFRNIGQIQALAGCDRLTIAPELLKQLDETDAPLPVALKDTGRREEAPAKIDEAKFRWGHNENAMATDKLAEGIRKFAADQRKLEELLGAKL, from the coding sequence GTGACCAGCCAACTCGAGCAGCTCCGCAAGATCACCACCGTCGTGGCCGACACCGGCGACATCGCCGCCATGAGCAAGTACAAGCCGGAGGACGCGACCACCAATCCGTCGCTGCTCCTGAAGGCGGCCGGTATTCCCGAGTACGCCAGCTACATCGGCGAAGCCGTGGAGTGGGCGAAGTCGCAGAGCAACAACCGCGACCGGCAGCTGGTCGACGCCAGCGACCGCCTTTCCGTGCTGGTGGGCCGCGAGATCCTGAAGATCGTTCCGGGCCACGTCTCGACCGAGGTCGACGCCCGCCTCTCGTTCGATACGCACGCCTCCATCGAGAAGGCGCGCCGGCTGATCGGTCTCTACGAGGACATCGGCATCAAGCGCGAGCGCATCCTCATCAAGGTCGCGTCCACCTGGGAAGGCATCCGGGCGGCCGAGCAGCTGCAGAAGGAAGGCATCAACTGCAACCTCACGCTCCTCTTCAGCTTCGAGCAGGCCGTCGCCTGCGCCGAGGCGGGCGTGTTCCTCATCTCGCCGTTCGTCGGCCGCATCTACGACTGGTACGTCGCCAACACGGACAAGAAGACCTATGCGCCGGAGGAAGACCCCGGCGTGCAGTCGGTGCGCCGCATCTACGACTGGTACAAGCTGCACGGCTTCAAGACGGTCGTCATGGGCGCCAGCTTCCGCAATATCGGCCAGATCCAGGCCCTCGCCGGCTGCGACCGCCTCACCATCGCGCCGGAACTGCTGAAGCAGCTCGACGAGACGGACGCGCCGTTGCCGGTGGCGTTGAAGGACACCGGCCGCCGCGAGGAGGCGCCCGCGAAGATCGACGAGGCCAAGTTCCGCTGGGGCCACAACGAGAACGCCATGGCCACCGACAAGCTCGCCGAAGGCATCCGCAAGTTCGCCGCGGACCAGCGCAAGCTCGAGGAACTGCTCGGCGCGAAGCTCTGA
- a CDS encoding efflux RND transporter periplasmic adaptor subunit, translated as MSPDTLHQPPPRRLRLAGVIAAIVVIAIVVAGVATRANESRKLRDWTDAQAVPTVNLVSPEGGQGGGELDLPGRLQAYARAPIFARTSGYLKYWKADIGQKVKAGQLLAEIETPDLDQQLLQAKADLASARANEALALTTARRWQAMRDSDAVSRQEVDEKTGDYDAKHALAQAAQANLERIQALKGFAKLVAPFDGVVTARETDVGALINAGGGGQELFVVSDVHKLRMYVNVPQNYVPSIRDGATVKLSVPEYPGRYFTGTVESTSAAINAASGTTLVQVSVDNAEGKLLPGGYASVTFDLPANAALLRVPASALVFDDKGLRIATVDAQNKVTFKTVTIARDFGKSVQLGSGLAAGDRLIESPPDGLADGDTVRVNAPKAEGDHAKA; from the coding sequence ATGTCGCCTGACACCTTGCACCAACCTCCGCCGCGCCGGCTTCGCCTGGCCGGCGTCATCGCCGCGATCGTCGTCATCGCCATCGTCGTGGCCGGCGTGGCCACACGTGCCAACGAATCGCGAAAGCTGCGCGACTGGACCGACGCGCAGGCCGTGCCCACCGTGAACCTGGTCTCGCCGGAAGGCGGGCAGGGCGGCGGCGAACTCGACCTGCCTGGGCGCCTCCAGGCCTACGCGCGAGCGCCGATCTTCGCCCGCACCAGCGGCTACCTGAAGTACTGGAAAGCCGACATCGGCCAAAAGGTGAAGGCCGGCCAGCTGCTCGCGGAAATCGAGACGCCCGACCTCGACCAGCAGCTGCTCCAGGCAAAGGCCGACCTCGCCAGCGCGCGTGCCAACGAGGCGCTGGCGCTCACCACGGCCAGGCGCTGGCAGGCGATGCGCGATTCCGATGCCGTGTCGCGGCAGGAAGTGGACGAGAAGACCGGGGACTACGACGCAAAGCACGCGCTTGCGCAGGCCGCGCAGGCGAACCTGGAGCGCATCCAGGCGCTTAAGGGCTTCGCGAAGCTCGTCGCGCCGTTCGACGGCGTGGTCACCGCGCGCGAGACCGACGTCGGTGCGCTCATCAATGCGGGCGGCGGCGGGCAGGAACTGTTCGTGGTGTCCGATGTGCACAAGCTGCGCATGTACGTGAACGTGCCGCAGAACTATGTGCCGTCGATTCGCGACGGCGCCACCGTGAAGCTTTCGGTGCCGGAGTATCCGGGACGGTACTTTACCGGCACTGTCGAATCGACGTCGGCGGCGATCAATGCCGCATCCGGCACGACGCTGGTGCAGGTCTCCGTCGACAATGCCGAGGGCAAACTGCTGCCCGGCGGCTATGCCAGCGTCACCTTCGACCTTCCCGCCAACGCCGCCCTGTTGCGCGTGCCGGCGAGCGCGCTGGTCTTCGACGACAAGGGCCTTCGTATCGCCACGGTGGATGCGCAGAACAAGGTGACCTTCAAGACCGTCACCATCGCGCGCGACTTCGGCAAGTCGGTGCAGCTCGGCTCCGGTCTCGCCGCGGGCGACCGCCTCATCGAGAGTCCGCCGGACGGCCTCGCCGACGGCGATACCGTGCGCGTCAACGCACCGAAGGCGGAAGGCGACCATGCCAAGGCGTGA